The Pyxidicoccus sp. MSG2 DNA segment ACGGAGCCGTAGCCGCTGCCACCGCCCAGGAGCGGGGCCACGGGGTGCTGGAGGTGGCGCACCTCCACCAGCTTCGACGCGTCCAGCCCCTCCACCTGCACCTCCGCCAGCGACACGAAGAGGTCCGTGGGGCCCACGCGGTAGGTGTCGTCCGCGGCGCGGCGCTCCTCGATTGCGGCGGAGCCCACGCCCAGCCGCGTGCCCAGGCCGTGCCCGTCCGCCTCGTCGGTGGCGCCGCCCCACACCTCCACCTGGTTGCCGGCGGGGATGAGGAACGCGGGGCGCTGCACGGCGAGCACGGCCTGCGCTCGGGTGCGGGCCTCGCCCGGGGTGGCGTAGGTGCCCAGCTTCACGCGGTACGGCCACAGGCGGCTGGCGGGCGGCAGCACGCGGGGCCCCTGGGACTCCCACGAGAAGGACAGCAGCGCGCGGCCGGGCTCTCGGTCCAGCAGCGCGCGGAAGGCGCCGTCGTCGCCGGAGGGCGTCTGGGGGGACAGCTTCGGGTCCACGCAGGCGCTGGGGCTCAGCTCCGGGAAGGGCAGGTCCACCAGCACCAGCAGGGCGCCCTCCTCCACCAGCCGGTGCACCATGCCGCCCACCAACTGGCGCGGCCACGGCTGCGTGGCGACGCCCGGCCGGTCGTCCTGCCGGGCCTCGGCGAGCGTCTCGTCGTCGATGGCGACGACGACCGCCTCGTCCGGCCGCTCGGAGCGCTCGCCCAGCTCGCGCACGCGCCAGTCGTAGGAGACGCGCTCCCACCCGTCCAGCCACGCCTGGGCAGTGTCGAAGACGGCGGAGGGAGCCCAGCCGGAGGCTTCGTCCTTCGGCTCCGCCAGCCCGGGCGCGCGCAGGTAGACGAGCAGGCCCAGCACGCAGCCGAAGCTGACGGCCATCAGGAGCGAAACGCCGAGCCTCTTGAGGAAGCGCCGGCCTGCGGAGTGGACGCGGTGACCTTGCACGGGAGCCCGGAGGATACCCCGAGTCCGGCCCCGGCGCGGGCGTCGTCGTGCGCGCCTGCTATGCTCGGCCAACTCGCGGTACCTCTGGAAACCACCGAATGAAACGCCTCCTGCTATCCGTCGCCCTCGCCGCCTCCTCCCTCGCTCCCCTGGCTTGCGACCTGGAGAAGACGGGGAACCAGCTCGCCGCCGACCACGTCATGGTCGGCACCCTGCTCTCCACCCCGCAGGTGGACGTGTCCGCTTCCGCGCTGGCCGGCTACGACGCCGGCACGTTCGGCCCGGACGGCGGTGACGTCATCTCGCTGCCGGCACAGACGGCGGCCGCCGTGTTCCTGGGCACCCGCTCCGGGGAGAACCAGCAGCCGTCGGGTGTGCCGGGCGCGTCCGTCACCGTGCTGCCGGTGGACGGGCAGGCCACGACGCTGACGGAGGACGGGGCGGGCAGCTACAGCCGCACCAGCGTGGGCGAGGAGGGCTTCCAGTACCAGTCCGGCGCGACGTATCAGTTCATCGCCGCGCAGGGCGGCACGCGCTACGTGGGCCAGGTGGACAACGCGCCGGTGAAGGAGACCATCGCCGCCCTGCACCCGCCCGAGGGCTTCCTGCGCATCGACGCGAGCTCGGCGCTGGCGTTCGACCGCGTGGCGGTGGCCGAGGGCCAGGACCGCACGCTGGGCTTCGTCACCGTGGTGCCGCTGAGCGCGAGCGGCGCGCAGGGCCAGCCGACGTACACCAACGTGCCCAAGACGCCCCTGCAGTTCCTCCAGCTCGTGGGCCTGCCCGGCCCGTACCGCGAGGCCCGCGTCACGATTCCGGGCACCGCGTTCCCCTCCAGCAACCAGACGTACCTCGTCATCTTCCAGGCCGTGCGCCTGGGCGGCGCGGAGTCCGACAACCTCTTCCTCGGCAGCGCGCTCCTGGCGGGCACCGCCGAGGTCGGCGTGGTGCGCACGCGCTGAAGGCCTCGCGCCGGAGTCAGCCCGCCTCGAGCTCCAGGTCGATTCGCCCTTCGAGCTTGAGGCGCAGCAGATGCCCCGCGAAGCGCTCCGCCTCCTCGCGGCTGAGGACGTTGCGGAAGGTTGCCCCTTCCGCGACCTCCACCTCCAGCACCGCGCCACGCTGCAGGAGGCGGAAGAAGTCCTCGCCTCCCCCCGGACGCGGGACGAACAGGGGCAGGAAGCCCTTCAGCGGCAACACCTCCCCCGCCCCGCGCACCCGCGCCTCCAGCCCCGCCGCGTCCGGGCGGACGTCGGCCGGGGCCACGCCCTCGTCGGGGTAGAGCGGCGCGGGCGACAGCGCCACGTCCTCCGTGGAGTCGTCCAGGAGGAAGCCATGGCGTGACGGAATCCGCCCGCTGAAGAGGAAGCACAGCAGCACCGGCGCGTCCCCGGACACGCGCTCCACGTGGAGGATGGAGCGCTCCGCTCCCACGCGGCGCAGCAGCAGCGTCAGGCGCGGGCGGCTCGCGGAGAGGTGGCGCTGGATGCGGTCCTTCAGCGTGGTGCGCAGCTCCGTGAAGGCCGCGTCGTAGCGGGCCTCGCCCTCCGCCTCGCGCTGGGACAGGGCCTCGCGGGCCGTGGCCAGCTTCGCCTCGGCGTCCCGCACGAAGTCGCCCGCGGACGGCGGGGACGGCACCAGCCCGGGCCCCTCCGGAGTCGGCGGCGGCACCAGCCCCGCGGCGCGCACCGCGCCCAGGAGGAAGGAGCCCTGCTGATCCAACCGCTCGCGCTCCTCGCGCAGGCGCGCGCGGAAGGCGGCGTGGTCCAGCTTCAGCTCCAGCCACGCCTCGTAGCCGGACTCGAGCGTCTCCAGGGCGCGCAGCCGTGCCAGCGCGGCGTCCGGGCCCGCGCCGGCCGCGGACGCCACTCCGGGCTGCCGTGACATCTTCTCACTCACGCGTCCGACTCTAACCGCCCCGCAACGAGAAGGCCCCCATCCGGTGCCGACATCGGCACGAATGGAGGCCCTCGCATGGACACGGCGGTTCGCCGGGACTCGGCTGTCCGCCAGGACTCAGGTGCTGCGCGTCGACGGCGACGTGCCCTGCTGCTGAATCGTCTCGCTGACGCGGCCCACGGTGTTGTTCAGGTACTCCTGGCCGCTCGCCAGCCGCTGCTTCAGGTCATCCCGGAGCTGGTTGCCCGGCTTCGGCGCCAGCAGCAGTCCCAGGCCCGCGCCCACCAGGATGCCCGCCGCGAAGGCGCCCAGCACCGGCAGGAGCGTATCCGCCGTGTCGCGGCGGGTCTCCAGGCCGATGAGGTTCAGCAGGTCGTCCTTGTCCATCTTCTTGAGGGTGTTGAGGTTCACCATTCTGTACTCCAGGGGTGGGTACTGCGACGGCAATTGGGAAAGCGCCCGAGCCTAGTAGCTGGGAGGGCGCGGAGTGCCAGCGTTCGTGGCGTTCGTCGAGGTGGCGCTCTCCGAGCGCCTCCCGCCGGCCATGTCACGGCCTGCCTGGTAGCCGCTGAAGGCCTGCTCGGCCATGCCCAGCAGCTCGTCCTTGACGAGCGGCAGCGCGGCCAGCCGCACGCCCAGGCGGACGATGCGCGCGGTCAGCGGCGTGAAGAGGCCACCGCCCAGCAGGTAACCCACGCCCACCGCGGCGGCAATCATCCCGTACGGGTTGCGCTCCACGCGGCCCCGCAGGTCCAGCGTCTGGCCCAGGTCCGTCACCGCGCCGCGAGCGTCCGTCCAGAGCTGCTGCGCCTCCGAGCCAATCTGGTCCACCCGCTGTCCGAAGCCCGCGTTGTCGTCCTGCGACTGGGGCGTGCCGTTGCCCGTTGCACCTGGATAGGTCGTCATGAATGCCCTCTCGTGTCCTTCGGAAATGCTTAGCGGCGCGAGGCGATGCGGCCAACGAGGAAGCCCACGGCCACCGCGCCCAGCAGGCACGTGCCCGGGTTGGCCCG contains these protein-coding regions:
- a CDS encoding YtxH domain-containing protein; amino-acid sequence: MVNLNTLKKMDKDDLLNLIGLETRRDTADTLLPVLGAFAAGILVGAGLGLLLAPKPGNQLRDDLKQRLASGQEYLNNTVGRVSETIQQQGTSPSTRST